TTTAGTCTTACTAAAGACGTGGGAGGAAGTTATCCAGCTGACCAGCTTTCCCCAACATGGAAAACGACCATAGCAGGGACACCTCAGCTCCCCAACAGAGGTTCAACGCCAAGGGACTCACAGGTGGGTATACCTGTGTGGAAGTAAAGCTGTTGCTTATTCTGGGAGCCCAATGCGAGCCTGGGGGAGGTGGGCGCGGGGCTTTTTCAGCTGGCGGAGGGTGGGCTGGGTCACTGCGCGTCTGCTCCTCCTCCTCGCGTTTCTCCTGCCGCCCTGATCCCACCTTAGCCATGAGGGAGATGGTGCTCACGCAGGCCGGGCAGTACGGGAACCAGATCGGCACCAAGGTTGGCAGCGGGGCCTCTGAGGGCCCAGCTCGGGCCTGCGGGTGGCTAGGGAAGATGTTGGCAGTGGTGGGGGCGGGTCCCCTGCATTGTGGCCCCTGGGCTCCCTGCCGGGCACGCGGTGGGACTGGGCGGCTGGCGAGGCGGCAGGGGTGGACCCCAGGGACACGGTGGCCTAGGgataggggtgggggtgggagaagggcTGCGGCGCCCCGGTGACTGGCCCTGGCCTGTCCAGCCCCTCCCGTCTCGCAGTTCTGGGAGGTGATCTCTGATGAACACGCCATCGACTCCGCGGGCACCTACCACGGGGACAGCCGCCTGCAGCTGGAGCGCATCGACGTGTACTACAACGAGGCCAGCGGTGAGACCCCCGACCTCCCCCACCGCCCTCCTGGGAACGCGGCCCTCCCCTCGCTCATGCCCCCCGCCCCTCTCAGGTGGCAGGTACGTGCCCCGCGCTGTGCTGGTGGATTTGGAGCCGGGCACCCTGGATTCTGTGCGCTTGGGGCCCTTCGGGCAGATCTTCAGGCCAGATAAATTCATCTTTGGTGAGCTGTGGGTGAGGACTGGGGTGCGGCTTCTTAGCCGGGGCCACTCACAATCTAAGAGTGCCCCAAGGTCGTCGCCATGGGAATTGTGGATCCAGGGCCCCTGAACACCCTCCTATCCTCCCAGTCAAGTCGCTCCAACTGCCTGCTAAAGGGGCTTTGGGAGGAAGGCCCAGGTGTCTCCTCAAGGTGAAGAGCTACTGATGTAAACTCCCTACAGGGAGCTGAGCTGGGGCCGTGGCTACTGCCTTCCCTGAAAATGGGCAGGAGCCACCTGCGGGGAGGTCTGTTAGCCTGTCTCAGGTTTGACTCCTGACTTAATTTCTAACAGGGGAGGCTGCTGTCCTGTAACTCTGGGGGAGGGGTTTCATTTGCTCCATCTGTAGGGCGGATGGTGCTGTCACCTCACATGTGACACTTGGCCCTTTTTGCATTATGGTGACCACCGATGACCGTCTACCTGGCCATCGAGTGACTGGCTGTACTGTCTTACAGGTCAGTGTGGGGCTGGAAACAACTGGGCCAAGGGGCACTACACAGAAGGCGCGGAGCTGATGGAGTCAGTGATGGACGTTGTCAGAAAGGAGGCTGAGAGCTgtgactgcctgcagggtttCCAGCTGACCCACTCCCTGGGTTGGGGGACAGGGTCTGGGATGGGCACCCTTCTGCTCAGTAAGATCCGGGAGGAGTACCCAGACAGGATCATAAACACATTCAGCATCCTGCCCTCGCCCAAGGTGTCAGACACGGTGGTGGAGCCCTATAATGCCACCCTCTCGGTCCACCAGAACATAGAAAACGCGGATGAGACCTTCTGCATAGACAATGAAGCATTATACGACATCTGTTCCAGGACCCTGAAACTGCCCACGCCCACCTATGCTGACCTGAACCACCTGGTGTCTGCCACCATGAGCAGGGTCACCACGTGCCTGTGCTTCCCAGGCCAGCTGAATGCTGACCTGCGGAAGCTGGCCGTGAACATGGTCCCATTTCCCCGGCTGCATTTCTTCCTGCCTGGTTTTGCCCCACTGACCAGCCGGGGCAGCCAGCAGTACCGGGCCCTGACAGTGGCTGAGCTTACCCAGCAGATGTTTAATGCTAGGAATATGATGGCCGCGTGTGACCCCCGCCATGGCCGCTACCTAACGGCGGCTGCCATTTTCAGGGGTCACATGCGCATGAGGGAGGTGGATGAACAAATGTTCAACATTCAAAATAAGAACAGCAGCTACTTCGCTCACTGGCTCCCCCACAACGTCAAAACGGCCGTCTGTGACATCCCACCCCGGGGGCTAAAAATGTCAGCCACCTTCATTGGGAACAACATGGCCATCCAGGAACTCTTCAAGCGTGTCTCAGAGCAGTTTACAGCAATGTTCCGGCGCAAGGCCTTCCTCCATTGGTATACCAGTGAGGGGATGGATGAGATGGAATTTACCGAGGCAGAGAGCAACATGAACGACCTGGTTTCTGAGTATCAACAGTACCAGGATGCCACAGCCTAGGAGGAGGAGTTTGAGGAGtatgctgaggaggaggaggaggcctaGAACTTTCCTTTTCTAGGTAAAGGGGGGAAGCAGTGTGGATTCTTTACTGCGTTCTGACTGCCATGTGTCACTATGCACTTGTTCCCGTCTTCACCTCTCCTCCTGCTGCATTTTAAAGCATGTTTATAGTATATGGTTTTGCCTAATAAAGTATTCTCGTAGCATCTGACTTCACCTCCAACTTCTTTCTATGGGCCCTCCTCCGGTTACGGCTGCCAGATGCGCATGGTTGTCCTGCAAGGCTGAAGCTGTCTGGGTTTGTCGCGTGCCCAGGAACAAGCATTCCAGTGGCTCCAGGAGGGGAGTCGGCATGGGCTGTGGACATGGCAGGCAGGCTTCACATGAACCTGGGGATGCCCTGGGCCTTGGGCGGCTATGTGGTGGAAAACCTGTTCTGAAGGCAAGCCTCGGCTTATCCCATGTTCCAGACTTCTAGGGGACCAGCTGGCCCTCTGTTTCTGGAACTTTAGAAGTGGCCAGTGACCCTGGTGGGCAATGTCCCCAAAGTCCCATCTCAGGGTAGGAATGTGGTCAGCTAGCTCTGAACCAGCAATGAAGGGTGGGCAAGTAGGACCCTAGCCACTCCATCACCATGATGGCCTGGGTGTATTTGGCCTCATTCTCTTGAGGTGGGCATGGGATATCTGGCAGGGACTAGTGGGCAGAAGTCAAACCCAGTGTATACTCACATGCACTGACCCCTGTGTAGAAGGGGATTAGGTCCTGGGGGCCATAGATGGTGGTTGCTGGGCCTGTGTGCTCCAGGCAGTCTCTCCAGAggcacagatggggtttctgaACAGGACCTGGGGAGACGGGCAGGTGCTCACAATGCTGCTTCCCCCAACTGGCAGCCAGTGAGAAAAACTCCTGAGTGGAGGTCTGACCTGCCCCAGTCTGGAGggctgatgctttctggaaaggtGGCTAATGTGTACTGTCTGCTGTCTCCCTGTCCCCCACTCCAAAACTTCAGGGCAAAAATTAATCCAAGATTGTCAGGATGAGAAGGGTGAGGGTGGCACCTTTGGGGATAGGCCCTTTAGCCTGGCAGAGTCTCCTCCCCAGGCTTCTCGGGGAGCCTGGACTTCAAAGCCTACTTTGGGGAAGCTGTCAAATAAGAGATGTGTGGGTGATCTGGGTGCCGGGCAGCATGCACGGACGGTGCTCTTCTACCTGGCTCTTGTAGAACTTGTCCATGGCCTGTGTGATGGTCTCTTGGTaattcccacccccacccccatccccatgagACAGATAAGGTGAAGCCAGCATAGCCTGGGGGTGGGCAAATGTACAGGTATCCCCTGGGCATACCTACCTGCCTTCGATGTGTCGGGGAAACAGGTGAGGCCCGTTTTTCTCTGAATGTTGGCAATGGTCTATTGCAGCCAAATGGGAacaggcaggcaagagagtgccTCATCTTGAAAGACATGGCTCCTggaagcagctgggagggggcaGAGGTCCCCCTTACTCCCCCACCCTGTTCTCAGAGCAGGAAAAGGGGGCTCTGTGACAGCCCTGCTCAGTGGCTCTCAGTGTCTGAGGGGTGTCCTTGCCCAACCCAGGTGCGCACCCATCTGAGATGGCCTTGCATGGACCTGGTTGGGAAGGTTCAGCTGCAGCAACCACTGGAACCTGCCTACACCTAGCGTCTCCACTCATGTGTGGGGCTAGATGTTCCTCCCTCCTGTAGTGGTGCAGCCAGAGTGGCAGAGGGGGCAAGTCACTGCTGCAGTTCCCACCTGGTTCTGAGTGGGGGTCAGCCTGGGTGCACATGTACTTCCCAATTACCTGGTTCCGTCTGGGGGCTTCATGGACAGGAGTGGTGCTTTTCCAGGCTTCTTTTCCATATGCCAGCTACAGGCCCAGGTTTCCCAAGTTTCTGGAGCCCCTCTTCCAGCCTGGCAAGCGTGGCGTGTTATAGCGGAAGGACATCAAGCCTACAGGCAGCAGAGCTGTCTGGGTATGTTCTCTACCCCTGGAGGCCCCTGGTTGTTTACCTCTTTGGGTGAGAGTCAGCTTAGGATCTCAACATTCTTGAAGGACTTCAGAACTATACAGACAGCGGCTCAGGAGGCAGCAGGGGCTGGGACTGGCAGCTAATCAGTGTAGTGGGGGTTGTAGGGCTCAGTTTGGTCTTGCAGGGAATTCAGGGAGGCTTGGATTTGCTGAAGCTATAGACGAGCTTGGGCTTGGATATGGAAACAGCATAGAGCAGGGGCCCTTCAGCACGCTGGGCTCTGAGTAGTTGCACCTGGTGCACCCACAGGTGTTCCCCACCCGGAGCACAGCTGTGGACAGAAGCCGGGAAAGCtgtggagggaagaggagaaggagggagtcTCAGGGCGGCCCCAGCAGCCAGGCAGGGCCTCTGCAAGCGAGAGGCAGATCCAGCCTGTTGGCCACTCAGCAGCTGCTCGGCCGGCTGCAAACCACCTGACCTCTGTTCACCAGTAAATGGGGGTTGCAGAAGCACTTTCCTTCTGGGACTTCTGAAGATCGAAGGGGCAGCACACACCACGTGCTGAGAAAGCGCCGAACTCTGGCAAGCTTCTCCAAGAGCACCTCATCAGATTAGCATCCAACCTGTACAGGACACCATCGAATCTCCCCATCCCTCGTTCCAGCCGAAGAAACCAACCTGTACAGGACACCATCGAATCTCCCCATCCCTCATTCCAACTGAAGAAAAGGGAGTCTCTGTCCTAGGGGAGCGAGCACAGGCATATCTATGCAGTGGGCACATGGCCCAGGTTGGGGGAAGGCCCTTGGATACATGCTGGTTTCACCAGCTGTCTGTGGGTTGGGTTTGGCCTGGACCCCTGTACCCCAGGAGGCCGCTAGCTCCCTGTATGGGACAGGActgggaggtgggtgggagggcTGATCTTTAAGGCAAGCCATTATTTGGCCTCATGGGAAGTGGTGCAGGTGGTTGTTGGTGGCTCAGTTTTGCaggacattttaatatttctaggaaacagaagtatTACATTATCCTCagaataattttgtctttcttgTTAATAATAATAGTCCTTCAGTCGCCCTGCCTTCCCACTGGGTGTGAGTGCATCTCTGCTAATGTGGGGCATGAGAACGGATGCCAGAGGCAGAGCAAGCAGCTCAGACGCCATAGCAgctattcatttttttgtttatttatttattttgagatggagtctcactctgttgcccaggctggagtgcaatggcgcaatctcagctcactgcaatctccacctcctgggttcaagtgattctcctgactcagcttccagagtagctgggattacaggcacccaccactatgccaggctaattttttgtacttttagtagagacgaagtttcaccatgttggcaaggttggtcttgaacccctggcctcgggtgattcacccaccttggcatcctaaagcactaagattacaggcatgagccaccgtgcctggccgattgTGGCATCTTAATCACAGAGCGAAGAAGGCCTGGACCCAGCATGAAGATGATGAAAAGGGGGAAGAGCAGCTCTCTCATCTATGGTGTTGCCAGGCGCTTCCAACTTTCAACATAAGGGACACTAAATAGCTTTCCCAACAAAAACAACTGAGATGTTGGGTAAAACCTACAAAAATGCATCTTTGTAAGTGCATTACTGGGCTGGCATTGAAGGATGGAATCCGCAGCAGTCAATAAAGAATTGGCAGGAAccaaagtggaatttttttttctgtttagacaCTTGCACAGAGGATGGGGCATCAGAAACAAAACCAGATGTCTCTCCAAAATGAGGTCAGAAATCTGCCATCTTAGACTTAAAATAAAAGCCCACCTCAGAGCAGGAGCAGCTAGGAGAGCACCTGTCCCTGCTTTGGTGCTGGGTAGAGGGAAAACCACTGACCCTGAGAACCGATAAGAAACAGTCCTCCAGGAGTTCGTGCTGGAAGACCTGGAGAGCATGGGTCAAATCGATGTGGCACCAGGCGGCTGCTAACTTCACCTCTACCCCAtgtgagtgaacatctttgctGAAACAATGCAACCCTGTCCTCAAAATATCTCTCCACATAAAATTCCAAGGAAGATAAGTCCACGTgcaaaaagttacaaaatataagTAAACAAAGTACTGTGGATACATCCAATAATTCAAGAAACAAATTCAGCAGAGCCACAAAAAtccaaaaggaggaaaagatcAACTGCTGACAAGTATCCACTGCTGTTGCTCCTGTTAAGAAACTGTATTTCATAAAAAGCTAGACACACCCTTCTGCGGCCTCACACTTGCCTTCTCAGGCATGTCTGCCCCAGAAATGCCCTTGCACTGTTTTCTCCAAGAGACACATACAGTGCAAGAATATTTAGGCAGTGActgtagaaatagaaaacacctgaaagcCATCCAAATACACCTCTACCAAAGAAAAAAGCTGCCATAGTCACATTGTGGAATATGATACAGCTGTGAAAATGAACTGCACTTAGAAGCATcaacaatgaaaaattatagTGAACAAAGGAAATTACTGAAAAATACACTGCTATTCTATGTACAGTTCACAAACCATAACATATGACATTGCTTAATAATATACACAGAAATGATAAACCTTATGAAAAGCAAGACAAACATTTACACATTAGTCCTATGTCTGGGTGAAGAAGGGAGACCCAGGTGATCAAGGAAGGGCATATTGTAGCCTTTCAAGACACTCGATGCTAATGGATGATGACATCACCGCAATTATTAATCTATCGGATTATgcattcagttttgtttgtttttgaggtggagttttgctcatgtagcccaggctagactgtaatggcacgatctcgactcactgcaacttctgtctcctgggttcaaacaactctcccacctcagccttccgagtagctgggatcacaggtgcctgccatgatgCTTAGctaatgttctgtattttttaagtagagacgggtttcaccatgttggccaggctggtcttgaacacctgacctcaaatgattcacccacctcagcctctgaaagtgctgggattacaggcatgagccaccgtgcccacccaaAGTTTATAGACTCTTATGTgtcatatatttcataataaaacataaaaaataaaatactgtagtTTGTAAATGAAAGAGCAATAAAAAATGTTGCAAACTTTTAAACATCAAACCTGTTGTAGAGCTCATAGTGACCCTCGTATTAAGCTGTGGTAAGTTCCAAGTTGCATTTCATTGTCATTTTCTATAAGCTaggtaaacaaatgaaaaacagaattcagttttaaaacaagATATTAAGATAATGTTACTGGTTGAAGGTGTCCGATTCTTGCAGCCTTGATCCAAGAACTGGACACAACGCAAAAACggagcaaggaaagaatgaagcagcaAAAGCAGAGATTGACGCAAAATGAAAgcacactccacagggtgggagcgcCTGAGCACAGGGAGCCCGTTACTGAAGTTTCTGGGGTTTAAATcccctctagaggtttccattggttacttggtgtgcACCCTATGTAAGTGAAGAGGATGAAGTCAAATTACAAGACTGAGGTCTTGCTCtttccccgggctggagtgcggtggccggatctcagctcactgcaagctccgcctcccgggttttaacgccattctcctgcctcagcctcccgagtagctgggactacaggcacccgccacctcgcccggctagttttttgtattttttttagtagagacggggtttcaccgtatcagccaggatggtctcgatctcctgacctcgcgatccgcctgtctcagcctcccaaagtgctgggattacaggcttgagccaccgtgcctggccaagcagtcctttacataagataaggtgaacatagAGTAGCACCCTGTGGAGATATGTAACCCtttatctgtagctatctgcttaggaacaaGAGGAAAGGCAGTTCCTTGCATGATTCAGCTTCCAGcttaatgtttttttcctttttggctgtGA
This portion of the Rhinopithecus roxellana isolate Shanxi Qingling chromosome 2, ASM756505v1, whole genome shotgun sequence genome encodes:
- the LOC104678490 gene encoding tubulin beta-8 chain-like isoform X6; translated protein: MREMVLTQAGQYGNQIGTKFWEVISDEHAIDSAGTYHGDSRLQLERIDVYYNEASGGRYVPRAVLVDLEPGTLDSVRLGPFGQIFRPDKFIFGQCGAGNNWSCDCLQGFQLTHSLGWGTGSGMGTLLLSKIREEYPDRIINTFSILPSPKVSDTVVEPYNATLSVHQNIENADETFCIDNEALYDICSRTLKLPTPTYADLNHLVSATMSRVTTCLCFPGQLNADLRKLAVNMVPFPRLHFFLPGFAPLTSRGSQQYRALTVAELTQQMFNARNMMAACDPRHGRYLTAAAIFRGHMRMREVDEQMFNIQNKNSSYFAHWLPHNVKTAVCDIPPRGLKMSATFIGNNMAIQELFKRVSEQFTAMFRRKAFLHWYTSEGMDEMEFTEAESNMNDLVSEYQQYQDATA
- the LOC104678490 gene encoding tubulin beta-8 chain-like isoform X9: MREMVLTQAGQYGNQIGTKFWEVISDEHAIDSAGTYHGDSRLQLERIDVYYNEASGGRYVPRAVLVDLEPGTLDSVRLGPFGQIFRPDKFIFGQCGAGNNWAKGHYTEGAELMESVMDVVRKEAESCDCLQGFQLTTPTYADLNHLVSATMSRVTTCLCFPGQLNADLRKLAVNMVPFPRLHFFLPGFAPLTSRGSQQYRALTVAELTQQMFNARNMMAACDPRHGRYLTAAAIFRGHMRMREVDEQMFNIQNKNSSYFAHWLPHNVKTAVCDIPPRGLKMSATFIGNNMAIQELFKRVSEQFTAMFRRKAFLHWYTSEGMDEMEFTEAESNMNDLVSEYQQYQDATA
- the LOC104678490 gene encoding tubulin beta-8 chain-like isoform X2 — encoded protein: MREMVLTQAGQYGNQIGTKFWEVISDEHAIDSAGTYHGDSRLQLERIDVYYNEASGETPDSGGRYVPRAVLVDLEPGTLDSVRLGPFGQIFRPDKFIFGQCGAGNNWAKGHYTEGAELMESVMDVVRKEAESCDCLQGFQLTHSLGWGTGSGMGTLLLSKIREEYPDRIINTFSILPSPKVSDTVVEPYNATLSVHQNIENADETFCIDNEALYDICSRTLKLPTPTYADLNHLVSATMSRVTTCLCFPGQLNADLRKLAVNMVPFPRLHFFLPGFAPLTSRGSQQYRALTVAELTQQMFNARNMMAACDPRHGRYLTAAAIFRGHMRMREVDEQMFNIQNKNSSYFAHWLPHNVKTAVCDIPPRGLKMSATFIGNNMAIQELFKRVSEQFTAMFRRKAFLHWYTSEGMDEMEFTEAESNMNDLVSEYQQYQDATA
- the LOC104678490 gene encoding tubulin beta-8 chain-like isoform X3, whose product is MREMVLTQAGQYGNQIGTKFWEVISDEHAIDSAGTYHGDSRLQLERIDVYYNEASGETGGRYVPRAVLVDLEPGTLDSVRLGPFGQIFRPDKFIFGQCGAGNNWAKGHYTEGAELMESVMDVVRKEAESCDCLQGFQLTHSLGWGTGSGMGTLLLSKIREEYPDRIINTFSILPSPKVSDTVVEPYNATLSVHQNIENADETFCIDNEALYDICSRTLKLPTPTYADLNHLVSATMSRVTTCLCFPGQLNADLRKLAVNMVPFPRLHFFLPGFAPLTSRGSQQYRALTVAELTQQMFNARNMMAACDPRHGRYLTAAAIFRGHMRMREVDEQMFNIQNKNSSYFAHWLPHNVKTAVCDIPPRGLKMSATFIGNNMAIQELFKRVSEQFTAMFRRKAFLHWYTSEGMDEMEFTEAESNMNDLVSEYQQYQDATA
- the LOC104678490 gene encoding tubulin beta-8 chain-like isoform X1, with translation MREMVLTQAGQYGNQIGTKFWEVISDEHAIDSAGTYHGDSRLQLERIDVYYNEASGGRYVPRAVLVDLEPGTLDSVRLGPFGQIFRPDKFIFGQCGAGNNWAKGHYTEGAELMESVMDVVRKEAESCDCLQGFQLTHSLGWGTGSGMGTLLLSKIREEYPDRIINTFSILPSPKVSDTVVEPYNATLSVHQNIENADETFCIDNEALYDICSRTLKLPTPTYADLNHLVSATMSRVTTCLCFPGQLNADLRKLAVNMVPFPRLHFFLPGFAPLTSRGSQQYRALTVAELTQQMFNARNMMAACDPRHGRYLTAAAIFRGHMRMREVDEQMFNIQNKNSSYFAHWLPHNVKTAVCDIPPRGLKMSATFIGNNMAIQELFKRVSEQFTAMFRRKAFLHWYTSEGMDEMEFTEAESNMNDLVSEYQQYQDATA
- the LOC104678490 gene encoding tubulin beta-8 chain-like isoform X5, which gives rise to MREMVLTQAGQYGNQIGTKFWEVISDEHAIDSAGTYHGDSRLQLERIDVYYNEASGGRYVPRAVLVDLEPGTLDSVRLGPFGQIFRPDKFIFGQCGAGNNWAKGHYTEGAELMESVMDVVRKEAESCDCLQGFQLTHSLGWGTGILPSPKVSDTVVEPYNATLSVHQNIENADETFCIDNEALYDICSRTLKLPTPTYADLNHLVSATMSRVTTCLCFPGQLNADLRKLAVNMVPFPRLHFFLPGFAPLTSRGSQQYRALTVAELTQQMFNARNMMAACDPRHGRYLTAAAIFRGHMRMREVDEQMFNIQNKNSSYFAHWLPHNVKTAVCDIPPRGLKMSATFIGNNMAIQELFKRVSEQFTAMFRRKAFLHWYTSEGMDEMEFTEAESNMNDLVSEYQQYQDATA
- the LOC104678490 gene encoding tubulin beta-8 chain-like isoform X7, translating into MREMVLTQAGQYGNQIGTKFWEVISDEHAIDSAGTYHGDSRLQLERIDVYYNEASGQCGAGNNWAKGHYTEGAELMESVMDVVRKEAESCDCLQGFQLTHSLGWGTGSGMGTLLLSKIREEYPDRIINTFSILPSPKVSDTVVEPYNATLSVHQNIENADETFCIDNEALYDICSRTLKLPTPTYADLNHLVSATMSRVTTCLCFPGQLNADLRKLAVNMVPFPRLHFFLPGFAPLTSRGSQQYRALTVAELTQQMFNARNMMAACDPRHGRYLTAAAIFRGHMRMREVDEQMFNIQNKNSSYFAHWLPHNVKTAVCDIPPRGLKMSATFIGNNMAIQELFKRVSEQFTAMFRRKAFLHWYTSEGMDEMEFTEAESNMNDLVSEYQQYQDATA
- the LOC104678490 gene encoding tubulin beta-8 chain-like isoform X4, which codes for MREMVLTQAGQYGNQIGTKFWEVISDEHAIDSAGTYHGDSRLQLERIDVYYNEASGRYVPRAVLVDLEPGTLDSVRLGPFGQIFRPDKFIFGQCGAGNNWAKGHYTEGAELMESVMDVVRKEAESCDCLQGFQLTHSLGWGTGSGMGTLLLSKIREEYPDRIINTFSILPSPKVSDTVVEPYNATLSVHQNIENADETFCIDNEALYDICSRTLKLPTPTYADLNHLVSATMSRVTTCLCFPGQLNADLRKLAVNMVPFPRLHFFLPGFAPLTSRGSQQYRALTVAELTQQMFNARNMMAACDPRHGRYLTAAAIFRGHMRMREVDEQMFNIQNKNSSYFAHWLPHNVKTAVCDIPPRGLKMSATFIGNNMAIQELFKRVSEQFTAMFRRKAFLHWYTSEGMDEMEFTEAESNMNDLVSEYQQYQDATA
- the LOC104678490 gene encoding tubulin beta-8 chain-like isoform X8 yields the protein MREMVLTQAGQYGNQIGTKFWEVISDEHAIDSAGTYHGDSRLQLERIDVYYNEASGGRYVPRAVLVDLEPGTLDSVRLGPFGQIFQLTHSLGWGTGSGMGTLLLSKIREEYPDRIINTFSILPSPKVSDTVVEPYNATLSVHQNIENADETFCIDNEALYDICSRTLKLPTPTYADLNHLVSATMSRVTTCLCFPGQLNADLRKLAVNMVPFPRLHFFLPGFAPLTSRGSQQYRALTVAELTQQMFNARNMMAACDPRHGRYLTAAAIFRGHMRMREVDEQMFNIQNKNSSYFAHWLPHNVKTAVCDIPPRGLKMSATFIGNNMAIQELFKRVSEQFTAMFRRKAFLHWYTSEGMDEMEFTEAESNMNDLVSEYQQYQDATA
- the LOC104678490 gene encoding tubulin beta-8 chain-like isoform X10 translates to MREMVLTQAGQYGNQIGTKFWEVISDEHAIDSAGTYHGDSRLQLERIDLTHSLGWGTGSGMGTLLLSKIREEYPDRIINTFSILPSPKVSDTVVEPYNATLSVHQNIENADETFCIDNEALYDICSRTLKLPTPTYADLNHLVSATMSRVTTCLCFPGQLNADLRKLAVNMVPFPRLHFFLPGFAPLTSRGSQQYRALTVAELTQQMFNARNMMAACDPRHGRYLTAAAIFRGHMRMREVDEQMFNIQNKNSSYFAHWLPHNVKTAVCDIPPRGLKMSATFIGNNMAIQELFKRVSEQFTAMFRRKAFLHWYTSEGMDEMEFTEAESNMNDLVSEYQQYQDATA
- the LOC104678490 gene encoding tubulin beta-8 chain-like isoform X11, producing MESVMDVVRKEAESCDCLQGFQLTHSLGWGTGSGMGTLLLSKIREEYPDRIINTFSILPSPKVSDTVVEPYNATLSVHQNIENADETFCIDNEALYDICSRTLKLPTPTYADLNHLVSATMSRVTTCLCFPGQLNADLRKLAVNMVPFPRLHFFLPGFAPLTSRGSQQYRALTVAELTQQMFNARNMMAACDPRHGRYLTAAAIFRGHMRMREVDEQMFNIQNKNSSYFAHWLPHNVKTAVCDIPPRGLKMSATFIGNNMAIQELFKRVSEQFTAMFRRKAFLHWYTSEGMDEMEFTEAESNMNDLVSEYQQYQDATA